A genomic region of Alicyclobacillus sp. SO9 contains the following coding sequences:
- a CDS encoding MATE family efflux transporter yields the protein MSVVTTIPRQAQRVFQIALPAICESYLQNLLGVVDTFFIAKLGLISIDAVGVTNVYSAKYIGVFTAVSAALSVYLSRAVGAKNLERGRSVIWHGFVIALIIGLIVSVISFLFAIPLLHIMGTRGTLQATALPYFMIVLGISPLIAFFTAQSAAFRALGLTKVPLRVGLEMNVLHVILDYVLIFGVGSFHGLGLEGAAIAMVIARLYALIRLWVKSRRVEALTLHGSDLTLSGSLSWSMIKFAVPAALERLSMRLGQVVYFGLIVRMGVDVYATHNIAGTLTTFGFTIGNGFAVAATATIGQAIGGGNESDVRIYRRWSYIESAVSMTAVAILLCLFSPWIGLLFTHNQHVIHLLFIILAIDIFSQPFLAAVLVDTSAIQAGGNSRFPMITTMIGIWVIRTLGFTFSPGV from the coding sequence TTGAGTGTTGTCACGACAATTCCGCGACAAGCCCAGCGGGTGTTCCAAATCGCACTGCCTGCTATTTGTGAATCGTATCTGCAGAATTTACTAGGGGTAGTCGATACGTTCTTCATTGCCAAATTAGGACTAATTTCCATTGACGCCGTTGGCGTGACCAACGTCTACAGTGCCAAGTACATCGGAGTATTTACGGCCGTCTCGGCAGCACTTTCCGTGTACCTATCGCGCGCCGTTGGTGCGAAGAATCTTGAACGTGGTCGTTCAGTGATATGGCACGGATTTGTTATCGCGTTAATCATCGGACTCATTGTATCCGTGATTTCGTTTTTGTTCGCGATACCACTCTTACATATCATGGGTACGCGAGGGACGTTGCAAGCGACGGCGCTACCATATTTCATGATTGTTCTCGGGATCTCACCCTTAATTGCATTTTTTACTGCTCAATCTGCTGCGTTTCGGGCTCTTGGTCTAACGAAAGTTCCACTTCGTGTGGGACTGGAGATGAACGTCTTGCACGTCATCCTCGATTACGTGTTGATTTTCGGAGTTGGGTCCTTCCATGGTTTGGGACTTGAGGGAGCAGCCATCGCGATGGTGATTGCTCGCTTGTATGCACTGATTCGCCTATGGGTTAAGTCGCGGCGCGTGGAAGCACTCACATTGCATGGGTCCGACTTGACGCTCTCGGGATCATTGAGTTGGAGCATGATCAAGTTCGCCGTGCCCGCCGCATTAGAACGTCTATCCATGCGTCTTGGTCAAGTTGTTTATTTCGGTCTCATCGTGCGCATGGGTGTTGACGTCTATGCAACACATAACATCGCTGGCACGCTCACCACATTTGGTTTCACTATCGGAAATGGATTCGCGGTAGCGGCAACCGCTACGATTGGGCAAGCGATCGGAGGCGGCAATGAATCGGATGTCAGGATATATCGCCGTTGGAGCTATATCGAATCAGCAGTTTCCATGACGGCAGTGGCGATCTTGTTATGTCTATTCAGCCCGTGGATTGGACTGCTGTTTACTCATAATCAACACGTCATTCATCTGTTGTTTATCATCCTGGCAATCGATATCTTCTCCCAGCCATTCCTGGCTGCTGTTTTGGTCGACACTTCTGCAATTCAAGCTGGCGGAAACAGTAGGTTCCCGATGATAACCACAATGATAGGTATTTGGGTGATTCGAACACTCGGGTTTACGTTTTCGCCTGGCGTTTAG
- a CDS encoding EAL domain-containing protein — MGKCTAINVVDPCFVGDLRSLLRDTGLPEEQLTLEITEIVPYDSEELVDKIQILRELGVKIALDDVGTAVHHS, encoded by the coding sequence ATGGGTAAATGTACTGCCATCAACGTTGTTGACCCTTGCTTTGTTGGAGACTTACGAAGTTTGCTTCGAGATACCGGCCTTCCTGAGGAACAACTAACTCTGGAGATTACAGAAATTGTACCCTATGATTCTGAAGAGTTGGTGGACAAGATTCAGATATTGCGGGAGTTGGGTGTGAAAATTGCATTGGATGATGTCGGAACGGCAGTTCATCACTCATAG